One segment of Rosa chinensis cultivar Old Blush chromosome 6, RchiOBHm-V2, whole genome shotgun sequence DNA contains the following:
- the LOC112174855 gene encoding (S)-2-hydroxy-acid oxidase GLO1 isoform X2: protein MKQLQRRICRRWFTTTMHQVQRTSGLLRRIYLHFPGFCKFRPRILIDVSTIDLSTTILGFKVSMPIMIAPTSMQKMAHPEGECATARAASAAGTIMTLSTLANSSIEEVASTGPGIRLFQLYVLKDRNLVTQLVRRAETAGYKAIVLTADTPRLGHREADIKNRFTMSPSLTLKNFENLDLGKIDETKDSGLASYIAGLIDRSLSWKDVKWLQTITTLPILIKGVITAEDARLCIQAGAAGIIVSNHGARQLDYVPATIMALEEVVKAAEGQIPVFLDGGVRRGTDVFKALALGASGVFIGRPVVFSLAAAGEAGVRKVLQMLRDELELTMALSGCCSLKEIRRDHIVAEWDAPRIAPRL from the exons ATGAAGCAATTGCAAAGAAGAATTTGCCGAAGATGGTTTACGACTACTATGCATCAGGTGCAGAGGACCAGTGGACTCTTAAGGAGAATCTACTTGCATTTTCCAGGATTTTGTAA GTTTCGACCTCGAATTCTTATTGATGTaagcacaatagacttgagCACAACTATTTTGGGCTTCAAAGTTTCAATGCCCATCATGATTGCTCCTACAAGCATGCAGAAGATGGCTCACCCTGAAG GAGAGTGTGCAACCGCAAGAGCAGCATCTGCAGCTGGCACAATTATG ACACTGTCCACTCTGGCTAATTCCAGCATTGAAGAAGTTGCCTCAACAGGACCTGGTATTCGCTTGTTCCAACTCTAT GTGTTGAAAGACAGGAATCTGGTTACACAGCTTGTCAGAAGGGCTGAGACGGCTGGTTACAAGGCAATAGTCCTCACGGCTGACACTCCGAGGCTTGGGCACAGGGAGGCTGATATCAAGAACAG GTTTACCATGTCACCAAGTTTGACATtgaaaaactttgaaaatttggATCTTGGAAAGATTGATGAG accAAAGATTCTGGATTAGCATCATATATTGCTGGACTAATTGACCGCTCTCTCAGCTGGAAG GATGTGAAATGGCTTCAGACTATCACTACATTACCAATTCTGATAAAGGGTGTAATTACTGCCGAGGATG CAAGGTTATGCATACAAGCTGGAGCTGCAGGAATAATTGTATCCAATCATGGAGCTCGGCAATTAGATTATGTCCCTGCAACTATTATGGCTTTGGAAGAG GTCGTCAAAGCTGCAGAGGGTCAAATTCCTGTTTTTCTGGATGGTGGAGTGAGGCGAGGAACAGATGTTTTTAAAGCTTTGGCTCTTGGAGCATCGGGTGTATTT ATTGGTCGACCAGTGGTGTTCTCATTAGCTGCTGCCGGTGAGGCTGGTGTAAGGAAAGTACTTCAAATGCTCCGTGATGAGCTTGAGCTAACAATGGCATTAAGTGGTTGCTGCTCGCTAAAGGAGATAAGGCGTGACCACATTGTGGCAGAATGGGACGCTCCTCGTATTGCTCCCAGATTGTAG
- the LOC112174855 gene encoding (S)-2-hydroxy-acid oxidase GLO1 isoform X1 yields MDQITNVSEYEAIAKKNLPKMVYDYYASGAEDQWTLKENLLAFSRILFRPRILIDVSTIDLSTTILGFKVSMPIMIAPTSMQKMAHPEGECATARAASAAGTIMTLSTLANSSIEEVASTGPGIRLFQLYVLKDRNLVTQLVRRAETAGYKAIVLTADTPRLGHREADIKNRFTMSPSLTLKNFENLDLGKIDETKDSGLASYIAGLIDRSLSWKDVKWLQTITTLPILIKGVITAEDARLCIQAGAAGIIVSNHGARQLDYVPATIMALEEVVKAAEGQIPVFLDGGVRRGTDVFKALALGASGVFIGRPVVFSLAAAGEAGVRKVLQMLRDELELTMALSGCCSLKEIRRDHIVAEWDAPRIAPRL; encoded by the exons ATGGATCAAATAACCAATGTTTCTGAGTATGAAGCAATTGCAAAGAAGAATTTGCCGAAGATGGTTTACGACTACTATGCATCAGGTGCAGAGGACCAGTGGACTCTTAAGGAGAATCTACTTGCATTTTCCAGGATTTT GTTTCGACCTCGAATTCTTATTGATGTaagcacaatagacttgagCACAACTATTTTGGGCTTCAAAGTTTCAATGCCCATCATGATTGCTCCTACAAGCATGCAGAAGATGGCTCACCCTGAAG GAGAGTGTGCAACCGCAAGAGCAGCATCTGCAGCTGGCACAATTATG ACACTGTCCACTCTGGCTAATTCCAGCATTGAAGAAGTTGCCTCAACAGGACCTGGTATTCGCTTGTTCCAACTCTAT GTGTTGAAAGACAGGAATCTGGTTACACAGCTTGTCAGAAGGGCTGAGACGGCTGGTTACAAGGCAATAGTCCTCACGGCTGACACTCCGAGGCTTGGGCACAGGGAGGCTGATATCAAGAACAG GTTTACCATGTCACCAAGTTTGACATtgaaaaactttgaaaatttggATCTTGGAAAGATTGATGAG accAAAGATTCTGGATTAGCATCATATATTGCTGGACTAATTGACCGCTCTCTCAGCTGGAAG GATGTGAAATGGCTTCAGACTATCACTACATTACCAATTCTGATAAAGGGTGTAATTACTGCCGAGGATG CAAGGTTATGCATACAAGCTGGAGCTGCAGGAATAATTGTATCCAATCATGGAGCTCGGCAATTAGATTATGTCCCTGCAACTATTATGGCTTTGGAAGAG GTCGTCAAAGCTGCAGAGGGTCAAATTCCTGTTTTTCTGGATGGTGGAGTGAGGCGAGGAACAGATGTTTTTAAAGCTTTGGCTCTTGGAGCATCGGGTGTATTT ATTGGTCGACCAGTGGTGTTCTCATTAGCTGCTGCCGGTGAGGCTGGTGTAAGGAAAGTACTTCAAATGCTCCGTGATGAGCTTGAGCTAACAATGGCATTAAGTGGTTGCTGCTCGCTAAAGGAGATAAGGCGTGACCACATTGTGGCAGAATGGGACGCTCCTCGTATTGCTCCCAGATTGTAG